Sequence from the Streptomyces mobaraensis NBRC 13819 = DSM 40847 genome:
CCGCGAGGACGTAAAGCCACTCGTAACCCTCGTGCGCGACCGGCTTCGGCTCGCGCGGCGCGAGCACCTGCTTGAAGACCTGGACGCGCCCCGGGTACTGGGTGAGCGGGACGAGCACGCTCCCGGGCTTCCGCAGGTGCGGGCGCAGATGGACGCGGGGGTCGCCGGTGGCCGGCGGGGCGACCAACTGGTCCAGGGCGACGCGGTGCGTACGCGCGAGCGGTATGAGCAGATCGAGCGTGGGACGCCGTTTGCCCGATTCCAGGCGGGACAGCGTGCTCACGGAGATCCCGGTCTCGTCGGCGAGCGCTTCCAGGGTGAGGCCGCGGTCGCGCCGCAGGGTCCGTAGCCGCGGGCCGATGGCCGCCAGGGTCTCGGCGAGTTCGGCGTCCGTGGCGTCCGTGGCGTCAGTGGGGTGCATGGACCCCATTTTGCGGTCTTCGCAAAGTCCCTGGTCCGCCGCGGGTGCCCGGCCCGACCATGGCCGGGCAGGCGAAACCGGACGGAAGGCGGGCTCAGGTGACCACGACGACTCCTCCCCTACGACCGGAGCGGCCGGACCGGCCGACTCCGTCCACGGCCCCCACCCCGCCCCCGTTTCCGCTGAGCGCCCGCCGCCGCTGGACGATCCTCGTCATCTGCGCGTTCAGCATGTTCCTCGTCGGCCTGGACACCACCATCGTCAACGTGGGCCTGCCCGCGATCGGCCGCGGCCTCGGCGTGGGGACCCGCGGGCTGGAGTGGGTCGTGGACGCGTACACCGTGGCCCTGGCCGGCCTCCTCATCGCCTCCGGGGCGCTCGCGGACCGCTTCGGCCGCCGCCGCGTCTTCCGGATCGGACTGAGCGTCTTCGGCATCGCCTCCCTCGCCTGCGCGCTGGCCCCGACGCCCGGCCTGCTCGTCGCCGCCCGGACGCTCCAGGGCGTCGGCGCGTCGATGCTGAGCCCGGTCGCCCTGGCGATCGTGGTGAACGCGATGCCCGATCCGCGCGAGCGGGCCCGGGCGATCGGCGTGTGGGGTTCCGTCTTCGGGCTGAGCATGGCGGCCGGCCCGGTCACCGGCGGCGGGCTCATCGCCGCGTTCGGCTGGCGGGCGGTGTTCTGGATCAACGCGCCGGTGATCGCCGCGGCGCTGCTGCTGGTCACGGCGTTCGTACCGGAGTCCCGCGGTCCGCGCGCCCGACGGGTCGACGTTCCGGGTCAACTCCTCCTCACCGTGACGCTCTTCCTGTCGGTCGGCCTCCTGATCGAGGGCCCCCGCGTCGGCTGGGCCTCGCCCTGGGCCGCGGCCGCGTACGCGGGGATCGCCGGGTCCGCGTCCGCGTTCGTCCTGGTCGAGCGCCGACGGCCCGAACCCCTCATGGACCTGGGCCTCTTCCGGCGACCGCCGTTCGCCACGGCCGTGCTCGGCGCGGTGGCGGTGTTCCTCGCGCTGAATGTGACGCTGCTGCTCAACACCCTCTACCTCCAGCACACCCGCGGCTGGTCGCCGCTCGCGACGGGCGCGGCGACGCTGCCCATGGCGCTCGGGGCCACCGTCTGCGCGCCATGGTCCGGGACCCTGGTGGCGCGCCTCGGCCCCCGCCGTCCGCTGCTCGCCGCGGGCGGTTTCCTCGCCGCGGG
This genomic interval carries:
- a CDS encoding helix-turn-helix domain-containing protein; the protein is MGSMHPTDATDATDAELAETLAAIGPRLRTLRRDRGLTLEALADETGISVSTLSRLESGKRRPTLDLLIPLARTHRVALDQLVAPPATGDPRVHLRPHLRKPGSVLVPLTQYPGRVQVFKQVLAPREPKPVAHEGYEWLYVLAGDLRVMVGERDFTLRVGEATEFDTSEPHWFGPAGAEAVEILHLSGPRGDQAVVRTGG
- a CDS encoding MFS transporter, with the translated sequence MTTTTPPLRPERPDRPTPSTAPTPPPFPLSARRRWTILVICAFSMFLVGLDTTIVNVGLPAIGRGLGVGTRGLEWVVDAYTVALAGLLIASGALADRFGRRRVFRIGLSVFGIASLACALAPTPGLLVAARTLQGVGASMLSPVALAIVVNAMPDPRERARAIGVWGSVFGLSMAAGPVTGGGLIAAFGWRAVFWINAPVIAAALLLVTAFVPESRGPRARRVDVPGQLLLTVTLFLSVGLLIEGPRVGWASPWAAAAYAGIAGSASAFVLVERRRPEPLMDLGLFRRPPFATAVLGAVAVFLALNVTLLLNTLYLQHTRGWSPLATGAATLPMALGATVCAPWSGTLVARLGPRRPLLAAGGFLAAGGLCLTGLGRDTGVPPLLVAYLLIGAGFGFANAPITNTAVSGLPPSRAGVAGAITSTARQVGSAVGIAVAGGLVAGVAPADLAHAARPGWVLVTACGLFLLVVARASRTTPGPAERRLPPARGR